The following proteins come from a genomic window of Meleagris gallopavo isolate NT-WF06-2002-E0010 breed Aviagen turkey brand Nicholas breeding stock chromosome Z, Turkey_5.1, whole genome shotgun sequence:
- the LOC104915005 gene encoding zinc finger protein GLIS3-like, protein MTVQQLGPVSPPTSRVSTACNQISPQLQRSMDVSSLSIPPSDTRSLLSHKSLDSTTSSLSESQLTLTVKQEWSHGYGILHSLPLDQGLQNGSVLGDFLNFQSTPPVSSNCMSSSLPSYLLGMENSHSPNLSACHSFSQSQSARSKKKALSLSPLSDGIGIDFNTIIRTSPTSLVAYINSSRTSAANVSPQPEVYGHFLGVRGSYIPQNCSVPAYQKGLLMANCNIAFPEFVENGVGEYQRMQQLEQVSLQTDMMTNMVIQQGMFPMDSQAVDALKNEQLDDFSGHTIDMPPPPPLLPPTPQGPPPPYHAHQHQLPQSLPGHVYRLPVPPSAPDPQLEEDGDLNDFNGKHGCRWIDCNMLYDQQEELVQHIEKIHIDQRKGENFTCFWAGCPRRLKPFNARYKLLIHMRVHSGEKPNKCTVSLNSASLTLKRLLLTRTLRSCISASCR, encoded by the exons ATGACAGTTCAGCAGCTGGGACCTGTTTCGCCTCCTACTAGTCGAGTTTCAACAGCATGCAACCAGATCAGCCCTCAATTACAGAGGTCTATGGATGTTTCCAGCCTGAGTATTCCTCCATCAGATACAAG GTCACTGTTGTCACACAAGTCTCTGGACTCTACAACATCAAGCTTGTCAGAAAGTCAGTTGACTTTGACTGTTAAGCAAGAGTGGTCACATGGGTATGGGATACTTCATTCTCTTCCACTTGATCAAGGTTTACAAAATGGCAGTGTGCTGGGGGACTTCCTAAATTTTCAATCTACACCACCTGTGTCCAGTAACTGCATGTCTAGCTCATTACCATCCTATCTACTTGGCATGGAAAATAGCCACTCTCCTAATCTTAGTGCTTGTCATTCCTTCTCCCAGTCTCAATCTGCCCGCTCCAAAAAGAAAGCACTCTCTCTATCTCCTCTGTCTGATGGCATTGGGATTGACTTCAATACAATCATTCGTACATCCCCTACTTCTTTAGTGGCCTATATCAACAGCTCCAGGACTTCAGCAGCTAATGTTTCCCCACAGCCTGAGGTCTATGGGCATTTTCTGGGAGTGAGAGGCAGCTATATACCCCAAAACTGCTCTGTCCCAGCTTACCAGAAAGGCCTTCTCATGGCTAATTGCAACATTGCCTTCCCAGAGTTTGTTGAGAATGGAGTTGGTGAGTACCAGCGaatgcagcagctggagcaagTCAGCCTGCAGACAGACATGATGACTAACATGGTGATCCAACAGGGCATGTTTCCCATGGacagccaagcagtggatgcCCTGAAAAATGAACAATTGGATGACTTCTCAGGTCACACTATTGATATGCCTCCTCCACCCCCACTGCTGCCACCTACTCCACAAGGGCCACCCCCACCATACCATGCTCACCAGCACCAGCTTCCTCAAAGCCTCCCTGGTCATGTGTACCGTCTGCCTGTGCCTCCTTCTGCTCCAGACCCACAGCTCGAAGAAGATGGAGACCTGAATGATTTTAATGGCAAACATGGCTGTCGTTGGATTGATTGCAACATGCTTTATGATCAGCAAGAAGAACTTGTGCAACACATTGAGAAGATTCATATAGAccagaggaagggagaaaactTCACGTGCTTCTGGGCAGGCTGTCCAAGAAGGCTCAAGCCATTCAATGCAAGGTATAAACTGCTGATTCACATGAGAGTTCACTCAGGAGAGAAGCCGAACAAATGCACAGTAAGTCTGAATTCTGCCTCTCTTACCCTTAAAAGACTATTACTTACAAGAACACTCAGAAgttgtatttctgcttcttgtaGGTAA